The Mycobacterium seoulense genomic interval GGGCCGCGCAGAAGGCGACCGCGCTGCGCTGGCTGCGCGAGGTCGAGGCCGAGCGGCTCGCCGACCGCAAGCCGCGCCATCTTTCCGGCGGTCAAGCCCAGCGGGTGGCGATCGCCCGGGCGCTGGCCGCCGAGCCCGGGGTGTTGCTGCTCGACGAGCCGCTGACAGGTCTCGACGTCGCCGCGGCCGCGGGAATCCGCGCGGTGTTGCGCGGCGTGGCCGGCCGCACCGGCTGCGCGGTCGTCCTGATCACCCACGACCTGCTCGACGTGTTCGCGCTGGCCGACCGGGTGCTGGTGCTGGAGGACGGGCAGATCGCCGAGATCGGCCCGGTCTCCGACGTGCTCACGGCGCCGCGCAGTCACTTCGGGGCGCGCATCGCCGGCATCAACCTGGTCAACGGGACCGTGTCCCGCGATGCCTCCCTGCTCGTGCGCTCCGGGGCCCGCTGGCACGCCACCGTGCCGGAGGGGGGCGAGGAACTCGCGGCGGGGCAGAACGCGATCGCGGTCTTCCCGCCCACGGCGGTGGCGGTTTACCGGGACCAACCGCACGGCAGCCCGCGCAACACCGTCGAGGTGACAGTGGCGGAGGTGGACATTCGCGGGTCGGCGGTGCTGGTGCGTGGCGAGCAGCAACCCGACGGCGCCCCCGGTCTGGCCGCGGAGATCACCCTCGACGCTGCCTCGGAGTTGCGCCTGGCGCCCGGCGAGCGGGTGTGGTTCTCCGTGAAAGCTCACGAGGTGGCGTTGTATCCGGCGGCGCACTGAGAGGCGGAATGACGCGCCCGGCCGCGCGGCGGGTTGCGCATCGGCAACATCGGCAAAACGGCGTGGCAATTGTCCGCAAGGCTCCTTGCGTCACAGCCGTAACACGGTAGGTTCGTCGCCATGGATCAGGTGGAACCCAACTCGACACGTCGCAAAGGCCTGTGGGCGACGCTGGCGATAGCCACGGTGACCAGTGCCAGCGCCGTCACGATCGCATTGCCCGCGACCTCGTACGCCGACCCGGAGGTTCCGACCCCGGTCCCGCCGACCACGGCGACGGCCCCGCCGCCTGCGGCCGGCCCCGCCGCCCCGGGAACCACGCCGTCGCCCGGCGCGCCGCCGGCGGCGGCCGATCCCAACGCGCCACCGCCCCCGCCCGTCGACCCGAATGCACCGCCGCCGCCGCCCGTCGACCCGAACGCCGGACGGGTCGCCAACGCCGTGGGCGGCTTCAGTTACGTCCTGCCCCCCGGCTGGGTGGAGTCGGACGCCTCGCACCTCGACTACGGTTCAGCGCTGCTGAGCAAGACGACGGGGCCGCCGCCGCTGCCCGACCAGCCGCCGCCCGTCGCCAACGACACCCGCATCGTGATGGGCCGGCTGGACCAGAAGCTCTACGCCAGCGCGGAAGCGAACAACGCCAAGGCCGCCGTGCGGCTGGGCTCCGACATGGGCGAGTTCTTCCTGCCGTATCCCGGCACGCGGATCAACCAGGAATCGACCCCGCTCACCGGGGCCAATGGCATCACCGGCAGCGCCTCGTACTACGAGGTCAAGTTCAGCGACGCGTCCAAGCCCAACGGCCAGATCTGGACGGGCGTGGTCGGGGCGCCCGCGGCGAGCACGCCCAACGCCGGACCACCGCAACGCTGGTTCGTGGTCTGGCTCGGGACGGCCAACGACCCGGTCGACAAGGGCGCGGCCAAGGCGCTGGCCGAGTCGATCCAGCCATGGGCGGGTCCGCCCGCGCCGGCGCCCGGAGCCCAACCCGAGCCGGGAGCTCCGGCTCCCGGAGCACCCCCACCCGCTCCAGCACCGGGAGCCCCCGCGCCGTCTCCTGCCCCGGCTCCGGCGCCGGCGGGAGAGGTCAGCCCCACCCCCGCACCGGCACCACAGCGGACGCAATCGACCTGACGCGCGGTCGGCGCGTCGGGATGAGGCGCCAACCGTCTGAAAACCGGATCCTTTTCGTTACGCAAACCGGGTATACCGAAGTGACGGCCCAGCAACATGCTGGGCTTTGCCAGCGATAAGGAGACCCGCATGGACGTCATGGCAGCAACCGAATACCTGGCCCGCTCAACAACGTTCACGAGCGTCGGCCTCATCGGCTACATCATCATCGGCGGCCTGGCGGGTGCGCTCGCCAGCAAGATCATCCGGGGCAGCGGCGCCGGCATCCTGATGGACATCGTGATCGGCATCATCGGTGCGCTGATCGGCGGCTTCATCCTGAGCTTCTTCGTCAACACCGCCGGTGGTGGCCTGATCTTCACCTTCTTCACGGCGCTGCTCGGCTCGCTGATCCTGCTCTGGATCGTCGGCATGGTGCGACGGACCTGACCGGCTAGCACGTTGCGGCCGTGGTGGTTGGCGGCATGATGGACGGATGGTCCCACCGCTGACGACCACGACCATGCGCGCGTGGCGGGTGCGTCGTCCCGGACCGATGGACACCGACCCGCTCGAAGAGGTCACCGCCGACGTGCCGCGCCCCGGACCGTCGGAGTTGCTGGTCGCGGTGCGTGCCTGCGGGGTGTGCCGCACCGACCTCCACGTCACCGAGGGCGACCTGCCCGTGCACCGCGACCGTGTCACGCCCGGCCACGAGGTGGTGGGCGAGGTCGTCGAGGTGGGCCCCGAGGCCGGCGACGACTTCCGGGTGGGAGACCGGGTGGGCATCGCCTGGCTGCGCCACACCTGCGGCGTATGCAAATACTGCCGCCGGGGAGACGAGAATCTGTGCCCGCAGTCCCGCTATACCGGCTGGGACGCCGACGGCGGCTACGCCGAATTCGCCACGGTGCCCGCCGCTTTCGCGCATTCGCTGCCGACCGGTTACAGCGACGCCGAGTTGGCGCCGTTGTTGTGCGCCGGCATCATCGGATACCGCTCCCTGCTGCGCGCGGATCTGCCACCGGGCGGACGGCTAGGGCTCTACGGGTTCGGCGGAAGCGCCCACATCACCGCGCAGGTCGCGTTGGCGCAGGGCGCCGAAGTGCACGTGATGACCCGCGGCGCCGAGGCGCGCGAACTGGCGATGCAGCTCGGCGCGGCGTCGGCGCAGGGCGCGGCCGACCCGCCACCGGTGCAGCTGGATGCGGCGATCCTGTTCGCGCCGGTCGGCGATCTGGTGCTGCCCGCGCTGGAAGCGCTGGACCGCGGCGGCACCTTGGCGATCGCCGGCATTCACCTGTCCGACATCCCGCCGCTGAACTACCAGCGTCACCTGTTCCAGGAACGCCAGGTCCGCTCGGTCACGTCCAACACCCGGGCGGACGCGCGGGCGTTCCTCGATTTCGCGGGCGAGCACCACATCGAGGTGACCACGCCGGAATACCCGCTGGGCCAGGCGGATCGCGCGCTGAGCGACCTGAGCGCGGGCCGCATCGCCGGCGCGGCCGTGCTGTTGGTGTGACGGCCCTCAGGCCGTCAGGTGCCAGACCAGGGCGGCGGCCAGTGCCCCGAGCCCGTTCAGGGACCAGTGCAGTGCGATCGGTGCGATCAGGCTGCCGCTGCGGCGGCGCAGCCAGCTGAAGACGAAGCCGGCCGCCCCGGTGGCCAGCACGGCTCCGGTCACCCCGGCCAGCATCCCGACGATGCCGCCGCCGAACAGCCGGGTGAAGCCGACGTTGCTGCTGGTGAGCCCGAGCGACGTCGCGACATGCCACAGGCCGAACAGCAGGGACCCCGCCAGCGCGACCCCGCGGAAACCCCAGGCCCGGTGCAACGCACCGTGCAGGACGCCGCGGAAGGCCAGTTCCTCCGGGATCACGGTTTGCAGCGGGATGATGACCATCGAGGCGATCAGCGCGCCGGAGACGGTGGCATAGCGGTGGTTCAGGAACATCGGCCGCGTGATGGGGAGCAGCACACCGATGGCGATCACCGAAGCGACGACGACGACCGCGGCCAGCGCGTAGCCCAGCCCCGACTTCCAGTGTTCGCGCCCCAGGCCCAGGTCGGCCCAGTCCAGACCGTTGGCGCGCATCAGGAACACCAGGCCGATTGCGGCGGCGGGAACGACGGCGATGCCCGCCCACGGCGTGGTGAAGTGCGCGACCAGGTTGGTGAGCACCAGCACGACCACGACGACGGCGATGTCGAGATGGATCCGGAACCTGTGCAGCGCCCAGAGCTGCGAGAGCACCGGATGGGTGCCGGCTGTCCCGGTGTCGTCAAGCATCCGGCCAGTCTACCGGCGCGCCCCGCCCCCGACTCGGTTCGCCGAGATTGCCGCCGCGGTTGTGTTCGCACAACGAAGGACACCCGTCACGGCAATCTCGGCAAAACGGGTCCGCCCGCCCGGTCCAGATCACTCCGGGTCCCAGGTCCAGCCGGCGATCTGCGGGTCGTCCTCGCCGTGCTCGCGGGTGTAGGCACGCGCGGCGAGCCGGGCGTCGACCATGCGCTGGCGCAGCACGGCGGCCCGGCTGGCCAGCCCGTCGACCCGGTCGATGACGTCCATGACCAGGTGGAACCTGT includes:
- a CDS encoding sulfate/molybdate ABC transporter ATP-binding protein; the protein is MSELQLHAVVADRHLDVEFAVSAGEVLAVLGPNGAGKSTALHVIAGLIRPDHGFVRVGDRVLTDTATGVNVATHDRRVGLLLQDPLLFPHMSVAANVAFAPHSRRGWLRPARAAQKATALRWLREVEAERLADRKPRHLSGGQAQRVAIARALAAEPGVLLLDEPLTGLDVAAAAGIRAVLRGVAGRTGCAVVLITHDLLDVFALADRVLVLEDGQIAEIGPVSDVLTAPRSHFGARIAGINLVNGTVSRDASLLVRSGARWHATVPEGGEELAAGQNAIAVFPPTAVAVYRDQPHGSPRNTVEVTVAEVDIRGSAVLVRGEQQPDGAPGLAAEITLDAASELRLAPGERVWFSVKAHEVALYPAAH
- a CDS encoding alanine and proline-rich secreted protein Apa; its protein translation is MDQVEPNSTRRKGLWATLAIATVTSASAVTIALPATSYADPEVPTPVPPTTATAPPPAAGPAAPGTTPSPGAPPAAADPNAPPPPPVDPNAPPPPPVDPNAGRVANAVGGFSYVLPPGWVESDASHLDYGSALLSKTTGPPPLPDQPPPVANDTRIVMGRLDQKLYASAEANNAKAAVRLGSDMGEFFLPYPGTRINQESTPLTGANGITGSASYYEVKFSDASKPNGQIWTGVVGAPAASTPNAGPPQRWFVVWLGTANDPVDKGAAKALAESIQPWAGPPAPAPGAQPEPGAPAPGAPPPAPAPGAPAPSPAPAPAPAGEVSPTPAPAPQRTQST
- a CDS encoding GlsB/YeaQ/YmgE family stress response membrane protein; this encodes MDVMAATEYLARSTTFTSVGLIGYIIIGGLAGALASKIIRGSGAGILMDIVIGIIGALIGGFILSFFVNTAGGGLIFTFFTALLGSLILLWIVGMVRRT
- a CDS encoding zinc-binding alcohol dehydrogenase family protein, which produces MVPPLTTTTMRAWRVRRPGPMDTDPLEEVTADVPRPGPSELLVAVRACGVCRTDLHVTEGDLPVHRDRVTPGHEVVGEVVEVGPEAGDDFRVGDRVGIAWLRHTCGVCKYCRRGDENLCPQSRYTGWDADGGYAEFATVPAAFAHSLPTGYSDAELAPLLCAGIIGYRSLLRADLPPGGRLGLYGFGGSAHITAQVALAQGAEVHVMTRGAEARELAMQLGAASAQGAADPPPVQLDAAILFAPVGDLVLPALEALDRGGTLAIAGIHLSDIPPLNYQRHLFQERQVRSVTSNTRADARAFLDFAGEHHIEVTTPEYPLGQADRALSDLSAGRIAGAAVLLV
- a CDS encoding CPBP family intramembrane glutamic endopeptidase gives rise to the protein MLDDTGTAGTHPVLSQLWALHRFRIHLDIAVVVVVLVLTNLVAHFTTPWAGIAVVPAAAIGLVFLMRANGLDWADLGLGREHWKSGLGYALAAVVVVASVIAIGVLLPITRPMFLNHRYATVSGALIASMVIIPLQTVIPEELAFRGVLHGALHRAWGFRGVALAGSLLFGLWHVATSLGLTSSNVGFTRLFGGGIVGMLAGVTGAVLATGAAGFVFSWLRRRSGSLIAPIALHWSLNGLGALAAALVWHLTA